TTCATGGCGGTGGCTTGGCCTTTGGTTCTGGGACATGGCCGCAATATGACCAAGCCAAGATCGTTCGTCGGTCAGTCGAGTTGCAACTCCCCATAATTGGGGTGGTGATCAAGTATGCTTCCTCTAGGATACTGTTATTGGTAATCCATGGTCTGACTGTTTGCAGTTACCGTACAAATATATTTGGTTTTCTGACTTCAGAGGAGTTACGCAAAGCAGGCTTCAAGGCCAACAACGGTCTTCGGGACCAGAAGGTCGCATTCGAGTGGGTTAGAGCGCACATTGAAGGATTTGGAGGTGATCCCGATCAAGTCACTGCTATCGGGCAGAGCGCCGGAGGAGGTAAGTTGCACACGCCTAATGAATGGCTAGCCTGATCAAAGACGATGCGCTGATGCCGATGATCAAAGTTTCTGTCACTAGTCTCCTTCAATGCTCAGAAAAGCTCTTCCAGCGGATGGTCGTTCTATCCGGATCCTGTCTTCTTCGTAGACCAGTATCATTGGACGCTTATGAACAGTTTTATCAGGAGTTCTGCAAAGCACAAGGCTTTGGAGACATCTCTGGAGAAGAGAGACTACGAGCCATCGAGGACCGAGACAGCCTCGAACTGCTTCTCAAAACGCCCCCTTCCGTACCTTCGCTCCCAGCATTGGACCATGACCTATTGAAAGAGCAGATCAGTTTcgagaaagccaaggactGGTCAAATGCACAACAACCCCGACTGCCTGGACTAGAATGGTGCAAAGAAATCGTGTTTGGCGATTGTGAATATGATGTGAGATATGATTTTTGTCCCTGGCTTTCAATTGTTCGCTGACTGATACGATCTATGAATAACTAGGCTAGTGTGTTCTTGCGTTCCCTGACTGCACGGGGTTCGAAGATCGCGCAACAGCTCTCGAACTCACTCAATCGTGCCATTCCGGGCAAGCAGCTAGCCATCGCCGCCTTGCTTGACGATTACGGTATATCCAATGCTGTGGATGACGGCTCAGCGTGCCTTGCAATTTCACACCTCGCCAACGACCTCTCATTCTATCTTCCCTGCGATGTATTCGCACAATTCTTCCCGGGAACAAAATACATTTATCATCTGAACGAACCCAATCCATGGGACGGCCCATTCAGAGGAAAGGCTGCGCACGCTGTGGATGTCACGTTTCTCTTCAAGAACTTTGACCAATTCCTTCCCCCATGGACAAAGGCAGTGGCACAGGGGTTCGGTGACAATATTATCAAATTTGTCGCCGGCCAAGTGCCATGGCAGGCGAGCTCAGGCGACAATCGTGTGGCATTAGTTTATGGAAATGACGCTAGAGGCGGGGAATTACGCAAGGACGAGCCGCAAGGTGTCGGTAGGCGGGCAGCCTTGTTTCGGTATGAAGAGTCCATCGGCTTTGACGCGCTTCTGGAGGCTGTCAGCGAGTTCGTCGCTGGGAAGTAGGATATATTATGTTGAACACAATATAAATATTACATCTACTTGAGTTTACGATTGCATTTGTACGAACTTTGCCAATATCAAAGGTTATGCAAATGGTGCCAGTCCCCTAACAGATAGATACAGCTAAACTGAACAACGGCCGCTAGGTGGAAAAAATTAAGGGTAACTATGCCCCAGTCTAACGTCCAGGTGAACCGCATACAACAGCCTGCAGCAGATGTTGATAGCTATATTTTCACAGGGTCAACTACAGACCTTCTAATCAAGACGAGATATCAAGCTCCTCTTTTTTACACTAAAGTACAGACAAGGCACTCATAAACTACCAGGCTATATGCAAAGCGAGATTCTCGATACTTCTATCGCTCATTATTCCTAAAAACTACACATTGGGATTTCTCAGTCCTGCCATCCCGACTGTTATTTACAGGACCATATCGAATGCAGCTATCTTCCAGGCCATTATCGCCATTCTTTGCCATAGACTCATACTCTGCCGACGATAATATATCCTGCCCATACCACGCGAGcgctttattatttaaaccGTTCCTTCAGTCTCACACGAACATCTAGGGGATCTACAATCATAAAAAATTCATTTTTCCAAGGTGTTTCTTTATCCACAAGATCAACATCAAAAAATCGGTAAAACTGAGCCGTGAATTTGTGAAGCTCAACCTAGTGGAACAAATCGTTAGCACCTCATCTCAGCAACGCATCTGGGGACTTATGTTACTGGTGGAGATAGAATATGACTTGACGGGAATATAGACAGGAGCGTAAAAGGTAGGACAACACATACAAGAGCAATGTTCTTGCCTAAGCAACCTCTTGCGCCTCTCCCAAACGTCATGCTAGCATTATCAAGGCGAGTATATGCATCACTGCCTTCCAGCCAGCGATCCGGTCGAAACTTATCGGCGTCATCACCGAAGATGGATGGTTCTTTGTTCACTGCCATGGCACTAATACCAATGGTATACCCACGCGGAATCCAATACTTGTCCACTGTGATGCCGGGAGACACACGCAGCAATTGCCCGCAGATAGCAGGGACAAGCCTTACTGCCTCAGCAACGACTGCTCGGATCAGAGGGATCTTCTTAGTTTGGTTGAAGGTGAGCGGCTCGAGGGCTCCGAGTTCATTAGCAGTGTAGAAGCCGTCTATGTCCTTCTGTAGCCGTTTGTATATATCGATATGCAAACCCAGATACACTATGATAGCTCTCATGGAAATTGATGTCGTGTCTGAGCCGGCTCCACTAGAAGAGATAGAGACATTAGATACAATGCACCAACACCAAATGCGGTAACTGAGGCCATTTGGGTATGACAGGAGGAGCCGTGTTTGCACTTACAATGCAGTTTGTACGTCACGCAGGATTTCCCTCTCAATATTTTCTGCGGTAGGTTCCATGGTTGGCTTGGCGTAGGTGAAATGTGACAGCATGTCTTTTCGATCCACGCCACTTCTGCCAGTGACGCGATCGCGAACCCGGTCAGCCGAAAACTGGAAGAAACCCTCCATTGGGTTCTTGATCCTGAGGATACGACTTTGGATAAAGGTGATGACCGGGTTTCTGAGGAAAGCAGTTTGTGTGGGAATGTCCCCGAGAAGGACGACTAGTTTTGTGATACGGTTGATGGTTGCTCTGATGTCACCGACATCCTTTCCTTGGCTCAAGTGACCCATAGGCTGGCCACAAACTAGGTCGGAGATGAAATCGAAGGCAAGGTGGTGAGACCATTTTGACATGTCGATTGGCTGACCGTCGTTCGAAGCTAGGTACTCTCGGATTTTCGACCAACAAAGATCGAGTACGCTTTGCATATAAGGTTCGTAGGCGATGATGGAGGACATTGCGTAGGCGTTTGAGGAACGCTTTCGAATGAGAGCATGGTTCGCTGGGTCAATCTCATTGAAAGCGTCAGGCAAGTCGAGCCGAAATGCATCGTAGAACTGATGCTTCCGAGCATTGTTGTTTCCGAAGCCATATATCTGCTTGAGGGAAACGGCATCGACGGTAGAAACTTCATCGGTATTGATACGGACCACCTTTCCGTATTTCTTGTGAAGGTTTACGATATCTTCATGGAATGTACCTCTCCAATAAAGGTATGTGCGGTAGAGTCCGGTCACCTTTGCTGGCCAAGGTCCCGGAACGGCCGCAAGTGGGTGGAAAAGAATTCGATAGACGACAAGAATAGCTAAAAAGCCAATCCATGCAAGTATGATAACAGTAAAGGGGTGATAATACCAGGCGCTGTCGCCTAAGATCCCAGCGTTGAGAATCATAATTGTAGAAGTATTGATTTGTTTATGCAGCAAGCACCAGATATGAGATTTATTGGGGGAAAACTTCTCAATCGTGAGGCAAGTTCATATTTAAGGCAAACTTTGCTAAAGTTAGTCTCCTCTAGGTTATTATAGTCCCCCGCCGGGGGCAGTGTTGATATAGGACCGCGGGCCGCCACTGGCTTATTGAGTCTGGGGAAAAGATCTGGGGAAAGGATGCGGGGAAGCGGGGCTAGCAGAACCAGGGAGTAGGTTCtgtatagtattaatattaagacaTTTAACACAAAAgagattataaaaataagttttatttaattatatgtTAGTTATactttaacttttatataatataagtaataataattctttaatataataatatctattttgAAGGCCTATctttttaagttaattagGTTGTTTAGTGTCTTTAGGTAGTTCTAGGTTGGACACCAATAGCCTATTACGAGTGTATGATAGTCTGTTCATGAGCTCCTCCGGTACTGTCGAGATTCCATTATCTCCGCGGCCCGAGACATAGTGGACCCCTGAAGCCCTTGCCTCTAGCCTCTACTCGTCTCGGGGCTTGGTCTAATACTTACCGAGTTTGCAACCAGTGAGAGATCAAGATTACGATCGCACCTGTTATAGACTACTGCCCGCCGTGTCGGTTCCGAGAAGATCCCGACCGCCTTCCAGGCCGATACCGAGAATCCAGTCGGATTCAAGATACTACAGCACTTAATTTTAGGGGGTGACAAAACCAATATCAATGTTGAGTACTAGCATAAAGGGCTTTCACTGAGCCTAAAGTCGCTTTGACCGATTGAACACCAATCAATTCTTTCATCGACGTCTTGGAACACTCTTAGCCATGGCCGCTCCAAGCTCAACCCCTTCACAGGTCTTCCGCATTCTTGTTATTCCCGGAGATCACGTTGGGCCAGAGCTTATGAAGGAGTCCCTTCGTGTGCTGCATACCGTCGAAGCCACATCCAGTGGACGGATGAAGTTCGAGCTAAACCATCAAATTGCCGGAGGGTGCAGCATTGACCAACACGGCACTCCCATCACGGATGAGGTGCTGCGGATTGCAAAGGAAGAAAGCGATGCAGTCTTGTTTGGTAGCGTTGGCGGACCGGAGTGGTGAGTTGAGTTTCTTCCTTTTACCTGGTTTGTATGTATGCTGACAACGAATTAGGGGCACAGCATCTCCAAACCCTGAGTCTGGGCTCCTTCGCCTCCGACAACATCTTGATGCTTTTGCAAACATCCGCCCTTGTGTATTCTACTCACGCAGCCTGATTCCATTGTCACCACTCAAGTCATCGGTTGTTGAGGGCATTAAATTCATTATTGTTCGCGAGAATACCGGCGGAGCTTACTTTGGCACAAAAGTCGAGGTACCGGACTTCGCAAGCGACTCATGGGCATACAGTCAGCCAGAGATTGAGCGCTGCGCTCGTGTCTCTGCTGCGTTGGCAATCAGTCTGGGCAAAGACGGTAAGGGAAATGGAGGCCCAGCCACGGTGTGGTCCAGCGACAAAGCAAATGTCCTCGCATCAGGTCGACTCTGGAGGAAGGTGACGAGTGAAGTATTCGAGAAGGAGTTCCCCAAGATTGAGCTGAAGCATCAATTGGCCGACAGCCTATCAATGATCATGGTCAAGAACCCCAAGACGTTCAACGGTATAATACACACGGACAACACATTTGGCGATATGCTCTCGGATGAGGCGGGCGGAGTGGTCGGCACATTGGGTCTGCTTCCCAGTGCCAGTCTCTGTGGCATTCCCGACGGCAAGTCGCGCTGCAATGGCATCTACGAACCCGTTCACGGCTCAGCTCCGGATATTTCAGGCAAGGGTATCGTCAACCCAGTGGCTGGAATCCTCTCTACAGCAATGATGTT
The genomic region above belongs to Fusarium poae strain DAOMC 252244 chromosome Unknown contig_1, whole genome shotgun sequence and contains:
- a CDS encoding uncharacterized protein (MEROPS:MER0030934): MSRLQHPTLGTIEGLASGNVTQFLGIKFGTPKLYNGQASSGLVNAKSVGPAAIGIPNGCQLEHGLIQHSLPIPDFPPESDIECLNLSVTVPCDRVRSGKKLPVFVFIHGGGLAFGSGTWPQYDQAKIVRRSVELQLPIIGVVINYRTNIFGFLTSEELRKAGFKANNGLRDQKVAFEWVRAHIEGFGGDPDQVTAIGQSAGGVSVTSLLQCSEKLFQRMVVLSGSCLLRRPVSLDAYEQFYQEFCKAQGFGDISGEERLRAIEDRDSLELLLKTPPSVPSLPALDHDLLKEQISFEKAKDWSNAQQPRLPGLEWCKEIVFGDCEYDASVFLRSLTARGSKIAQQLSNSLNRAIPGKQLAIAALLDDYGISNAVDDGSACLAISHLANDLSFYLPCDVFAQFFPGTKYIYHLNEPNPWDGPFRGKAAHAVDVTFLFKNFDQFLPPWTKAVAQGFGDNIIKFVAGQVPWQASSGDNRVALVYGNDARGGELRKDEPQGVGRRAALFRYEESIGFDALLEAVSEFVAGK
- a CDS encoding uncharacterized protein (TransMembrane:1 (o12-35i)), whose translation is MILNAGILGDSAWYYHPFTVIILAWIGFLAILVVYRILFHPLAAVPGPWPAKVTGLYRTYLYWRGTFHEDIVNLHKKYGKVVRINTDEVSTVDAVSLKQIYGFGNNNARKHQFYDAFRLDLPDAFNEIDPANHALIRKRSSNAYAMSSIIAYEPYMQSVLDLCWSKIREYLASNDGQPIDMSKWSHHLAFDFISDLVCGQPMGHLSQGKDVGDIRATINRITKLVVLLGDIPTQTAFLRNPVITFIQSRILRIKNPMEGFFQFSADRVRDRVTGRSGVDRKDMLSHFTYAKPTMEPTAENIEREILRDVQTAFGAGSDTTSISMRAIIVYLGLHIDIYKRLQKDIDGFYTANELGALEPLTFNQTKKIPLIRAVVAEAVRLVPAICGQLLRVSPGITVDKYWIPRGYTIGISAMAVNKEPSIFGDDADKFRPDRWLEGSDAYTRLDNASMTFGRGARGCLGKNIALVELHKFTAQFYRFFDVDLVDKETPWKNEFFMIVDPLDVRVRLKERFK
- the LEU2_2 gene encoding 3-isopropylmalate dehydrogenase, which encodes MAAPSSTPSQVFRILVIPGDHVGPELMKESLRVLHTVEATSSGRMKFELNHQIAGGCSIDQHGTPITDEVLRIAKEESDAVLFGSVGGPEWGTASPNPESGLLRLRQHLDAFANIRPCVFYSRSLIPLSPLKSSVVEGIKFIIVRENTGGAYFGTKVEVPDFASDSWAYSQPEIERCARVSAALAISLGKDGKGNGGPATVWSSDKANVLASGRLWRKVTSEVFEKEFPKIELKHQLADSLSMIMVKNPKTFNGIIHTDNTFGDMLSDEAGGVVGTLGLLPSASLCGIPDGKSRCNGIYEPVHGSAPDISGKGIVNPVAGILSTAMMLRYSCNLEDEAAAIEAAVEKVLDGKDIGGLEIRSRDLGGTATTTEVGEAVCTVLERLLS